The genomic DNA CCTCTGTAATCGGCCGAGCCGGCTCCGTGCGAAAGACTCCACACCCGAACCGTACACAGTCGAAGGATCAGCGGATGCTCCCCTCCCCCAGATGAATTCGAATGCACGGGAGGTTATTGTCGGTGTCGCCTACAGGTTTCGGATCAGGCCGCCGACCAGCTCAGCGATCCGGGCGTGGGCTTCGGCACCCAGATGGACACCGTCCTCGCCTATCTCGGCGACGGTAGCGGTGTCGGCGAACGGGAGACCACGGCGCGCCGCCAGTTCGGCGAACGAGGGGGCCAGCCGACGCGATGTCTCTGCCGATCGGGCGTCGTAGGCATCGCCGTTGAGCCGATCGAACAGCGGCGCACGATGATCGATTGGTACCGGCGCCAGCAGGACCACGGCCGGTGCCGAGTCGTCGCGCCCGAACTCCGGGGACCGGATGAGGTCGATCAGTCCGTCCACCGCCGCGGCGATTTGTGCCGGTGTGCGGCCGAACTGGATCTTGGTGTCGTTGGTGCCGAGCATCAGGACGACGATATCGAGCGGGCGGCGACTTGCCAGGCAGGGCAGCAGGTATCGGCGGCCGTTGCGTCCGGGGCGATCGGAGTAGTCGAGATCGGTTGTGCGACTGCCCAATCCCTCCTCCAGTACATCGTATCCGTCGCCGAGGCGACGCTGCATCAGCCCGGTCCACCGGACATCGACGGGCCATCGGCCGCTCTGGTCCGGCAGCACCCCGAAGGTATTGGAATCGCCATAGCACAGCACGGTGGCCGCGCACGGGTTGGTCAACACCATCGAAAGTCTAGGCGCGGGTAGGGCTTCTTCGTCTCGGAGGCACCGGATGCCGAACTGGGCCCCCGCGCGGTGGAGCGACTGTGCGAGGTACACACCGGATTCCGCGCACGGGTGAATCGGTGACCGGCCGCGATGGCACTCGATGCAGTTTTGCATCGAGTGCAACTGCGCGGCGCGTGCAGAAAACGGTGCGGCTACTGGGCCGAGATGTGGGCGAAGCCCATGGGAGAGGTCGGGGGTGGGGCGTTGGTGACGGGGGCGCGGAATTCCTGGAGGGCGGTGAGGACGTCGACGTGCCGGGCGGCGTAGCAGCGGACGCGCGGGAGGGCGTGGGCTACCTCGCTGCGTTCCAGGGGTTCGGCGTCGATGTAGCCGACCGCGTCCAGGGGAATGCGCAGGCGGTCGGCGATGCGTTCGATCGCCGCGGATTTGCGGCCCCAGCCGACCTCCACCGCCGAAAACGCGGCGTGCAGGCCGTGCCGGTGCAATTTGTCCGTGGTCCAATCCCATTCGCCGCGGCTCGCCACCGCGTGGATGACGCCGCGGCGCGCCAGCGTGCGCAGCGCACGCAGGGCGTCGGGTCGCAGCGGGCCGCTGGTCGAATCGCATACGACCCCGTCCCACAGGGTGTTGTCCACTTCCCAGACAAGACATTTCACTGCCGGTGATGTCATCTCGCCCCTACGGTCGACTCTCCTCCGCGTGCCCGCTCACCACGGACACGCGCCAGCTCGCGAGGCCACAATAGTAGGAGCGCACGGCACCGCGCATCACCCCCGGCAAACCCTTGCTCACACCCGTTGCCCAGCCGTTTCACAGGAACGGCGTCACCTGCGGGACCGTCTCGACCGGATGCCCGGCCTGCAACGGCGCACCGAGCGCGGCCAGCCGCCAGATCCCGTCCTCCCGATACACTTTCGCGACCGCCATGCCGGTGTGCGCGCCGCCGGCACGCAGATTGCCGCGCGCCAGTTCGGCATTGGTGGTGCCGTCGACCATGCGCCAGTAGGCGTTACGCAGGCGCTCGAAGGTGTGCCCGGCGTAGGAGGTGACCACGAACACCAACGCCGTGACCTGCTGCGAGAGCCGGGCGAGGTCCACGGTGATGACCTCGTCGTCGCCCGAGCCCTCGCCGGTGAGGTTGTCGCCGGAGTGGCGGACCGCGCCGTCGCGGGAGGACAGCTGCTGGTAGTACACCGCGTCGACGAGGTTGTGGCCGATGAACAGCAGCGCCGAGGCGTCCAGATCGACCTCGACCGCGCGGATGGAACGCGCGCCGTGCACCCGCACCGGATCCCAGCCCAGCGCCATCTTCGCCATGGTGAGCTCGCCCTTGCGGATCTCGTGCAGCGCCACTTCCTGGCCGGGATTGAGCACCGCCGGGCCGCGGAACACCGGGTCGGTCTCCGGCGCCCCGACCGGCACGCCGTGCGCGCGCACCAACGCCTCGAACCCGGCGGGGTAGCCGTGGCCCAGCACCCGCACATGCCAGTAGACGCCGACCCGGTCCAGATCCACCGCGATCACCGTGGATTCCCGCCCGAGACCCTCGATCACGTACTCGTACACCGGATTTCCGGCCGTGTCGTCGATGCGGACCTGCGGCGGCGCGAAATCGGAGAAGTGCGCCTGATGGTCCTCCAGGGTGACCGTGATGCGCACGTGATCGATGTCGGGCGGCAGCGAGCGGGTCGCGATGTTCAGCGCGGGCTGCCCGGGCACCAGGCGCACACCCGACGCGGTGGGCTGGTTGTAGAAGACGAGGTCCTTCTCGCCGCGGACGCGACCGGCCGCGTTCAGCAGCAGCGCCGACACGTCGACCGGCTCGCTGTGCCGGACGGCGACGACGAACTCGTCGACCGTGAGGCGGTCCACCTGTCCCTTGGTCAGCTGCGCGGCCACCTGTCTACTTTACGTCGAATCGGGCACGATTTCGGGCAGGACAGGCGCGCCCGGATCGCCGACGCCCCGTAGAGCGGCAAGCGAATTCCCGGCATCCGCGCCGGACCGGGTACGGTGGCGAGCGCAAGGCCACGGCGAGGAAAGGGGGCCCACTGGTGCGACAGGGCTTCACACGAATCGGCGCACCGGCACTGCTGGCCGTCGTGCTGGCGGTCGCCGGATGCGGCGCCGCCGACGAGTCGTCGCCGGTGTCACTGGGCCGCGGCCCGACCGCCAAGGCCACCACGCCCGGGCCCGCGATCGCCGCGCACCCGGCCGCCACCACGACGCGGACGTCGATTCCCTCGGCCGCCTCGATCGCCGCCCCTATGGTGGACCCGTACGCCGATTCGCCGCTCATCGATCGCACCGAGTGGACCGACGATCCCGACGGCCACCGCCTGCGGGTGTACCCGTCCGCCGCCGGGCGCGCCGACACTTTCCCGCCCGCGCTGGATCGAGCCTGGGGCGAGGTGCTGGCCAGCGCCCCCGACGCCGACACCCCCGGCATGTACGACCAGTTCAAATGCCATTGGCAGTGGGCGCGGGTGATGATGCCGAACAAGCCGAGCTGGAATCTGGAGCCGTGGCGGCCCGCGGTCGGCTACGAGGCCACCGTGCAGGCCATGTGCAATCCGGGCGGCCCGGACCCGGGCGGCACTTAGCGCCCCGCGGCGCGGCCCGGCAGCATGAGTACGGCCAGCAGCCAGCCGAACAGGGCCGCCGCGATCGGCGTGCCGGTCCACAGTTCCACCACCGACGGCACCCGCCCGGCCGCGGCCGCGGCCACTCCGATATACAGCGACCAGGTGAAAAACGCTGCGGCGCCGGCGAACACCCAGTAGGCGACCGGCCGCCGCGCGCACGGGTCCAGGCACAGCGTCAGCACCTCCACCACGACGGCGGCGGTCGCGACGGCGATGAGCACGGCGACATTGCCGCACGCGGTCTGCGCGCCCGACAGCACCACCAGCGGCAGCATGGTCAGCAGCGCCGCCCCGAACGGCAGCCGCCAGCGGCGGGCGGCGAACAGCAGCGGCAGCAGCAGGACCGCGGCGCTGATCACGATCGCCGCCGCCAGGCCCCGCACCTGCGCGCCGTCGACCTGGGAGAACACCTCCACGATGCGGGCGGCCGAGTAGGTGAGCGCGTCGCCGTAGCCGATCACCCGCAGCACCAGGGCCGCGGCCAGTCCGGCGGCCAGCAGCGCGGGCCACAGCAGCCGCAGCGGCGGGGCGTCGCCGATATCGGGGCGCGCCATGGCCGAGCGCAGCGGAGAGGTGATCATGATGAACAGCGCCAGCGCCACACCCAGATGGGTGGGGCCGAGCAGCAGATCGACCGCGTCGGTGCGTCCGGTTCCGGGATGGCCGCCGACGACGATATGCCAGATCAGATCGGCGAGGACCGAGCCGACGAACAGCACGAGCGCGAGGACGGCGGCCCGATAGCCGAGGGGAATCGCGGCGAAACCGCGGCGTCCGCCGCGTAAGTTCCGCCAGACCACGGCCACCACCCAGCCCGCGGTGGCGAGCACCCCGGTGGCGAAGACCGCGTGCCCGGCGCTGAACGCACCGGGGTCGGCGCCCTCGGCCTGCGACCAGGCGGCCAAAGCCAGTCCGCCGACCAGCCAACCGGCGGTGAGCGCGGTGACGGCATCGTCGCGGGCGGTGGCGGGCAGCCCGCCGTGGCGCGGATCGCCCAGCGCCGCAAATACCTTGGTCCCCACGCCCGGAGCGCTCATCGGCCTCACGGTACCGAGTACGTGCTGGTAGCGCATCCGAGTTCAGGCCCCGGACGCGGCGTGTCGGATCGGCTCCATCCTCCCCGGCTTCGGCCCGGTGAGCGGCCACAATTCGCCGCCGGGCTCGCACGCGTATCGGACCGGCACGGTACCGGCGAATGTCGTTGCCCGCGAGAACCTTCTGAATACCACCCGGAATGTGCGTATCGTGGACGGAGTCGGAGCGTACGAGCCGGAAGGAGCGTAGCGTTGCGGTCTCCCGTGTTCAGGTCCGAGCACGCTCGGTTCCCGGACCCGGCCGTGCGCGCGCTGTTCCCCGCGCTGACCGACACCGGCCCGGTGTATCTGGACAGCGCCTCCACCACGCAGAAACCGCGGCCGGTGATCGACGCGATCACCCGCTACCACAGCGCGCACACCGCCAATGCCGGTCGCGGCACCTACCGGTGGGCCACGACGCTGACCCACGCCCTCGGCGAGGTGCGCGAGCACACCGCCGCCTTCCTCGGCGCGGCCCCCGACGAGATCGTGTTCACCCCGGGCGCGACCGCCGGACTCAACGCGGTCGCCCTGTCCTGGGGGCTGGCCGAGCTCGGCGACGGCGACGAAATCCTCTACAGCCCCCGCGATCACGCCTCCAACGTGTATCCGTGGCTGCAGCTGCGCGACACCCTGGCCCGGTTCGGCCGCCGCATCCGCCTGGTCCCGTATCGAGTGACGGCGCGGGGCGAGGCCGATATCGACGACATTCGCGCCAAGCTCACCCCGCGCACCCGGCTGCTCACCGTCGCCCACCTGCACCACGTGTTCGGCGCGCTCACCACGCTCGGCGAGCTGCGCGAGCACCTGGGCCCGCGGATCGCGGTGTGTGTCGACTGCAGCCAGAGCGGCGGGCATCTGCCGGTGCGGGTGGACGAGCTCGGCGCGGATTTCGCGGTGCTGTCCGCGCACAAGATGTTGGGCGCGCCCGGCATCGGCGTGCTGTATTGCCGCCGCCGCCTGCACGATCGGCTGACGGCGTTCCTGCCGGGCGGCAATTCCGGTGTGGCGCCGACGGTTTCGGGGCTCGCCCCGGCGCGCATGCCGGAGCGGATGGAGGGCGGCACCTCCAACATTCCCGGCATCCTCGCGCTCGGTGCGGCCCTGGACGTGCTCGACACGGTGGGGACCGACGCCATCGCCGAGCACAATCGGCTGCTGACCCGGCGGTTGATCGACGGCCTGCGCCCGATCCCGGGCGTGGAATTCCTGCCGGGTCCCGCGCACGCGGCGGGCGAGATCGGTTACGGCATAGTCTCGTTCACCCTCGCGGGCATCGGCGCCACCGATCTGGGTTTCGTGCTGGCCGAGCTCGGGTACCTGGTGCGCACCGGCGCGCACTGCGTCCCCGTCGAACCCGGTGGCGCGGCCGCCGATGCGGATTCGGTGCGGGTGAGCACCCATCTGTACACCACCGGCGACGAGATCGACCGGTTCGTTCGATGCGTCGCCACGATCGCCTCGGAGGTCCCATGAACGCCGCGGCCCAGCCCCGCTACGACCGCCGCGCCGCCTCCCGGGTGCTGGCCGAGCTGGCCCGCCCCGGCCTGTTCGCGGACGCCGCGCCGGGCCCGGCCCGGCGCATCGACTACACCTGCGCCGCACTGCGTTTCGAGTCCGACAGCCACCTGACGCTGTCGCAGCGGCTGTATCTGGAGCGGTTCATGCGCCCGTGCCGGGCCGACCAGGTCACCAGCGCCACCCACCGCATCGCGTGGACCGACGGCGACGGCATCCCCAATACGGGGCACTTCCGCCGCGGCGGGCTGGGGCCGATCGTGCCGATCGCCATGCGCGAAACGGTGCTGGCGCTGTGGCACGCGCTCGCCGCCGATACCGCACTGGCACAGCGGATCTCGGCGCTGAGCGAGCGTGATCACGCGGCGCTGGCGGGCACCACCACCGATCACGACCCGATCGATATCCTGCGCGTCGGTGTCGAGGCGTGCGGGCGGGCGCTGGCCCAGCACGCGCTGCTGGCGCGCGCGACGCCGTACCGCACCCCGGCCGAATTCGCCTGCGGCATGCGCGATTCCGGCATCTTCGCGGCGGTCGCGACCCGCTGGTACTGGGAGCTGCAGGCGTCGACGTATCGACGCGGCATGATCCCGGTGACGTTCGCGACCCAACCGGACGGCACCGTCCGCTACACCGCGGACACGGTGGCCGTCCTGCGGGCGATGAAGGACGCCACCATCACCGACGCGCACACCGTGATGCGCCGCGCCACCACCACCGAGGGCCTGTCGGTGGCGGCGGCGATCGCCCGCTACCACGACGAGCTGGACCTGATCTCGCGCCAGTACGCGCTGCTGCCGCCGGGGACGCGCCCGGCGTGCCTGGCGGCGATGCCGCATCATCTCGACGGCGAGCACTACAGCC from Nocardia terpenica includes the following:
- a CDS encoding GDSL-type esterase/lipase family protein, with product MVLTNPCAATVLCYGDSNTFGVLPDQSGRWPVDVRWTGLMQRRLGDGYDVLEEGLGSRTTDLDYSDRPGRNGRRYLLPCLASRRPLDIVVLMLGTNDTKIQFGRTPAQIAAAVDGLIDLIRSPEFGRDDSAPAVVLLAPVPIDHRAPLFDRLNGDAYDARSAETSRRLAPSFAELAARRGLPFADTATVAEIGEDGVHLGAEAHARIAELVGGLIRNL
- a CDS encoding TerD family protein codes for the protein MAAQLTKGQVDRLTVDEFVVAVRHSEPVDVSALLLNAAGRVRGEKDLVFYNQPTASGVRLVPGQPALNIATRSLPPDIDHVRITVTLEDHQAHFSDFAPPQVRIDDTAGNPVYEYVIEGLGRESTVIAVDLDRVGVYWHVRVLGHGYPAGFEALVRAHGVPVGAPETDPVFRGPAVLNPGQEVALHEIRKGELTMAKMALGWDPVRVHGARSIRAVEVDLDASALLFIGHNLVDAVYYQQLSSRDGAVRHSGDNLTGEGSGDDEVITVDLARLSQQVTALVFVVTSYAGHTFERLRNAYWRMVDGTTNAELARGNLRAGGAHTGMAVAKVYREDGIWRLAALGAPLQAGHPVETVPQVTPFL
- a CDS encoding DUF2599 domain-containing protein; its protein translation is MRQGFTRIGAPALLAVVLAVAGCGAADESSPVSLGRGPTAKATTPGPAIAAHPAATTTRTSIPSAASIAAPMVDPYADSPLIDRTEWTDDPDGHRLRVYPSAAGRADTFPPALDRAWGEVLASAPDADTPGMYDQFKCHWQWARVMMPNKPSWNLEPWRPAVGYEATVQAMCNPGGPDPGGT
- a CDS encoding aminotransferase class V-fold PLP-dependent enzyme — protein: MRSPVFRSEHARFPDPAVRALFPALTDTGPVYLDSASTTQKPRPVIDAITRYHSAHTANAGRGTYRWATTLTHALGEVREHTAAFLGAAPDEIVFTPGATAGLNAVALSWGLAELGDGDEILYSPRDHASNVYPWLQLRDTLARFGRRIRLVPYRVTARGEADIDDIRAKLTPRTRLLTVAHLHHVFGALTTLGELREHLGPRIAVCVDCSQSGGHLPVRVDELGADFAVLSAHKMLGAPGIGVLYCRRRLHDRLTAFLPGGNSGVAPTVSGLAPARMPERMEGGTSNIPGILALGAALDVLDTVGTDAIAEHNRLLTRRLIDGLRPIPGVEFLPGPAHAAGEIGYGIVSFTLAGIGATDLGFVLAELGYLVRTGAHCVPVEPGGAAADADSVRVSTHLYTTGDEIDRFVRCVATIASEVP
- a CDS encoding heavy-metal-associated domain-containing protein: MNAAAQPRYDRRAASRVLAELARPGLFADAAPGPARRIDYTCAALRFESDSHLTLSQRLYLERFMRPCRADQVTSATHRIAWTDGDGIPNTGHFRRGGLGPIVPIAMRETVLALWHALAADTALAQRISALSERDHAALAGTTTDHDPIDILRVGVEACGRALAQHALLARATPYRTPAEFACGMRDSGIFAAVATRWYWELQASTYRRGMIPVTFATQPDGTVRYTADTVAVLRAMKDATITDAHTVMRRATTTEGLSVAAAIARYHDELDLISRQYALLPPGTRPACLAAMPHHLDGEHYSLLPMVVDRFVEVFTAVVERVSVAEVPGETECGDGDLSAEDRVFYVPDMSCQHCVRTIGGVLESMRIRVHEIDLVSKRVAAEFRSPRNRQRAFDALRDSGYNPVSARPADACTETTTA